A genome region from Scomber japonicus isolate fScoJap1 chromosome 15, fScoJap1.pri, whole genome shotgun sequence includes the following:
- the LOC128374082 gene encoding nucleolar and coiled-body phosphoprotein 1-like isoform X1 — MDCTADMPANVVRDSSDKNSSSSDDFIPLSKLLMRQHSEDKQSCENTRSSIFSSNINTKKDKSVLTSDDSSDDEPLIRMKTASAKKSEKKDASTRSNGTNKKNADLKTDDSSDNEPLKKMVASKTAKKPSSVPPKKSVETKKKEAPDDDASSDDEPLTEVAKKIKYQRQAKSPRKANLVTKSKRNADRKKVKYAESSSGSSDYEPLATKRKKKITAKEQKSSANTRNTKSKLTGKSLKDSSSSDNSSDDDVPLVNLIDKPRNTKTTKRAAVSQGRVSKKREGIVYCIIWFHVHKYFCTVMNQSKDKNHHHQVLFIKRLTLTLKHFYFSPEGIISKSLLLCLFLCRAVR, encoded by the exons ATGGACTGTACAGCTGACATGCCTGCTAATGTTGTACGCGACTCTTCAG ATAAGAACAGCTCCAGCTCTGACGACTTCATACCTCTCTCGAAGCTCTTGATGAGGCAACACAGCGAGGACAAACAGTCCTGTGAAAACACACGCAGCTCGATCTTCAGCTCCAACATTAAtacaaaaaaggacaaaagtg TTTTAACGTCAGATGATTCCTCAGATGATGAGCCACTGATAAGGATGAAGACAGCATCGGCTAAGAAATCAGAGAAAAAAGACGCATCAACCAGGTCTAATGGCACAAATAAGAAGAATGCAG ACTTGAAAACAGATGATAGCTCTGACAATGAGCCTTTGAAAAAGATGGTGGCTTCCAAAACTGCAAAAAAGCCTTCCTCTGTGCCTCCAAAAAAATCTgttgaaacaaagaagaaag AGGCACCAGATGATGATGCTAGTTCAGACGATGAGCCTCTAACTGAAGTTGCCAAGAAAATAAAGTACCAACGCCAGGCAAAGTCACCTAGAAAAGCTAATCTGGTTACAAAATCCAAAAGGAACGCTGACAGGAAAAAAG tTAAATATGCAGAGTCATCCAGTGGCAGCTCAGATTATGAGCCACTGgcaacaaagaggaagaagaagataacTGCTAAAGAGCAAAAGTCTTCTGCAAATACCAGGAATACAAAATCAAAACTTACAGGAAAATCACTAAAAG ACTCTTCGTCCTCAGACAACAGCTCGGATGATGATGTGCCCTTGGTGAACCTCATTGACAAGCCGAGAAACACGAAGACAACAAAAAGGGCAGCTGTGTCACAAGGACGCGTGTCTAAAAAGAGAGAAGGcattgtatattgtattatatggTTTCATGTCCATAAGTATTTTTGTACAGTCATGAACCAAAGTAAGGATAAAAACCATCACCATCaagtattatttattaagaGATTAACACTCACTctaaaacacttttatttttcaccAGAAGGAATCATTTCTAAATCCTTGCtgctgtgtctgtttttatgcAGGGCCGTCAGATGA
- the LOC128374082 gene encoding nucleolar and coiled-body phosphoprotein 1-like isoform X3, with protein sequence MDCTADMPANVVRDSSDKNSSSSDDFIPLSKLLMRQHSEDKQSCENTRSSIFSSNINTKKDKSVLTSDDSSDDEPLIRMKTASAKKSEKKDASTRSNGTNKKNADLKTDDSSDNEPLKKMVASKTAKKPSSVPPKKSVETKKKEAPDDDASSDDEPLTEVAKKIKYQRQAKSPRKANLVTKSKRNADRKKVKYAESSSGSSDYEPLATKRKKKITAKEQKSSANTRNTKSKLTGKSLKDSSSSDNSSDDDVPLVNLIDKPRNTKTTKRAAVSQGRVSKKREGIGRQMKARTTNL encoded by the exons ATGGACTGTACAGCTGACATGCCTGCTAATGTTGTACGCGACTCTTCAG ATAAGAACAGCTCCAGCTCTGACGACTTCATACCTCTCTCGAAGCTCTTGATGAGGCAACACAGCGAGGACAAACAGTCCTGTGAAAACACACGCAGCTCGATCTTCAGCTCCAACATTAAtacaaaaaaggacaaaagtg TTTTAACGTCAGATGATTCCTCAGATGATGAGCCACTGATAAGGATGAAGACAGCATCGGCTAAGAAATCAGAGAAAAAAGACGCATCAACCAGGTCTAATGGCACAAATAAGAAGAATGCAG ACTTGAAAACAGATGATAGCTCTGACAATGAGCCTTTGAAAAAGATGGTGGCTTCCAAAACTGCAAAAAAGCCTTCCTCTGTGCCTCCAAAAAAATCTgttgaaacaaagaagaaag AGGCACCAGATGATGATGCTAGTTCAGACGATGAGCCTCTAACTGAAGTTGCCAAGAAAATAAAGTACCAACGCCAGGCAAAGTCACCTAGAAAAGCTAATCTGGTTACAAAATCCAAAAGGAACGCTGACAGGAAAAAAG tTAAATATGCAGAGTCATCCAGTGGCAGCTCAGATTATGAGCCACTGgcaacaaagaggaagaagaagataacTGCTAAAGAGCAAAAGTCTTCTGCAAATACCAGGAATACAAAATCAAAACTTACAGGAAAATCACTAAAAG ACTCTTCGTCCTCAGACAACAGCTCGGATGATGATGTGCCCTTGGTGAACCTCATTGACAAGCCGAGAAACACGAAGACAACAAAAAGGGCAGCTGTGTCACAAGGACGCGTGTCTAAAAAGAGAGAAGGcatt GGCCGTCAGATGAAAGCTCGGACGACGAACCTTTGA
- the LOC128374082 gene encoding uncharacterized protein LOC128374082 isoform X2, with amino-acid sequence MDCTADMPANVVRDSSDKNSSSSDDFIPLSKLLMRQHSEDKQSCENTRSSIFSSNINTKKDKSVLTSDDSSDDEPLIRMKTASAKKSEKKDASTRSNGTNKKNADLKTDDSSDNEPLKKMVASKTAKKPSSVPPKKSVETKKKEAPDDDASSDDEPLTEVAKKIKYQRQAKSPRKANLVTKSKRNADRKKVKYAESSSGSSDYEPLATKRKKKITAKEQKSSANTRNTKSKLTGKSLKDNSSDDDVPLVNLIDKPRNTKTTKRAAVSQGRVSKKREGIVYCIIWFHVHKYFCTVMNQSKDKNHHHQVLFIKRLTLTLKHFYFSPEGIISKSLLLCLFLCRAVR; translated from the exons ATGGACTGTACAGCTGACATGCCTGCTAATGTTGTACGCGACTCTTCAG ATAAGAACAGCTCCAGCTCTGACGACTTCATACCTCTCTCGAAGCTCTTGATGAGGCAACACAGCGAGGACAAACAGTCCTGTGAAAACACACGCAGCTCGATCTTCAGCTCCAACATTAAtacaaaaaaggacaaaagtg TTTTAACGTCAGATGATTCCTCAGATGATGAGCCACTGATAAGGATGAAGACAGCATCGGCTAAGAAATCAGAGAAAAAAGACGCATCAACCAGGTCTAATGGCACAAATAAGAAGAATGCAG ACTTGAAAACAGATGATAGCTCTGACAATGAGCCTTTGAAAAAGATGGTGGCTTCCAAAACTGCAAAAAAGCCTTCCTCTGTGCCTCCAAAAAAATCTgttgaaacaaagaagaaag AGGCACCAGATGATGATGCTAGTTCAGACGATGAGCCTCTAACTGAAGTTGCCAAGAAAATAAAGTACCAACGCCAGGCAAAGTCACCTAGAAAAGCTAATCTGGTTACAAAATCCAAAAGGAACGCTGACAGGAAAAAAG tTAAATATGCAGAGTCATCCAGTGGCAGCTCAGATTATGAGCCACTGgcaacaaagaggaagaagaagataacTGCTAAAGAGCAAAAGTCTTCTGCAAATACCAGGAATACAAAATCAAAACTTACAGGAAAATCACTAAAAG ACAACAGCTCGGATGATGATGTGCCCTTGGTGAACCTCATTGACAAGCCGAGAAACACGAAGACAACAAAAAGGGCAGCTGTGTCACAAGGACGCGTGTCTAAAAAGAGAGAAGGcattgtatattgtattatatggTTTCATGTCCATAAGTATTTTTGTACAGTCATGAACCAAAGTAAGGATAAAAACCATCACCATCaagtattatttattaagaGATTAACACTCACTctaaaacacttttatttttcaccAGAAGGAATCATTTCTAAATCCTTGCtgctgtgtctgtttttatgcAGGGCCGTCAGATGA
- the LOC128374080 gene encoding probable C-mannosyltransferase DPY19L4 yields MTELRCRKTETVEGNKEENEESDELHTTGVNTEDDQGTVASGEADEKQLKDEGEKEEDAQPKEEEGSSKNEPSVKKCKSSSTSAFLQRVVRVFFGCLAAVACGMLYAGYLSAYHDRKFWFSTRQDLEREITFQGGSGLYYYYYKHMVSASSFERGFYELMIDNRTVSGQTINVVERLFLYPELITSFIYRVTDSQDFVEPIYFYIGAVFGLQAVYVTALFVCSWVMSGTWVAGMLAVAWYVINRTDTTKLDHAIPFRDNWALPYFSCQVAALTGFLRNNISSATEMFCYLTMSATTFTFLLVWEHSHYVLFIQGLCLFLLDSFDLVPPRKMADIHKVYVSSLFLAYLFQFQNQTLLSSPLLSLLIGSVLARYFQQKMKKGPLVARVMKLFLHFHLVFTTGITFSYLVKKLLPVTESDFILKFLEVKFGLNTTTDFITNFLLCQESFQTPNQDLFLRLTQASVLPFYLLVLSVCLLSTLQTIYRRLSGQPMKTNLRLEDGRIGEQPEVIYHVFHTLLFGGLALLFDGMKYLWTPYVCMFTAFGVCSPDIWMTVFKWLKLRTIHPVVLSLILSTAVPTIIGFSLWREYCPRVIAELSDLQEFYDPDTVELVSWIRTQVPVAAVFAGSPQLLGTVKLCSGSVVTSLPLYSDISLLRRTEDTYQVYAMRSAEDIYKILTAQKTNYVIIEESICNELTLNKGCRIKDLLDISNGHVVYDKGEVYSFSKHGRFCHEIKMNYSPYTNYFTRVFWNRSYHVYKVNSVISFQY; encoded by the exons ATGACTGAGTTAAGATGTCGGAAAACAGAAACCGTGGAGGGGAATAAAGAGGAGAATGAGGAATCAGATGAGCTACACACCACAG GTGTGAACACGGAGGATGATCAGGGGACTGTGGCGAGCGGTGAGGCAGATGAGAAGCAGCTGAAAGATGAAGGTGAAAAAGAGGAGGATGCTCAAcctaaagaggaagaaggatcGAGCAAAAACGAGCCATCTGtcaaaaaatgcaaaagctCGTCTACAT CGGCGTTTCTGCAGCGTGTGGTGAGGGTGTTCTTCGGGTGTCTGGCAGCAGTGGCTTGTGGTATGCTTTATGCGGGCTATCTGTCTGCGTACCATGACAGGAAGTTCTGGTTTTCCACTAGACAG GATCTGGAGCGTGAAATCACCTTCCAAGGAGGCAGTGGgctctattattattactacaagCACATGGTGTCAGCATCGTCTTTTGAAAGAG gtttttatgAACTGATGATAGATAACAGGACTGTTTCAGGACAGACTATCAATGTGGTGGAGCGTCTGTTTCTGTACCCAGAGCTCATCACAAGCTTTATATATAGAGTTACAGACAGCCAG GATTTTGTTGAGCCAATCTATTTCTATATTGGAGCGGTTTTTGGCCTCCAGGCGGTCTACGTCACAGCCCTCTTTGTGTGTAGCTGGGTGATGAGTGGCACCTGGGTGGCTGGCATGTTGGCCGTGGCGTGGTATGTTATCAACAG AACAGATACAACCAAATTGGACCATGCTATACCTTTTCGGGACAACTGGGCTCTGCCATACTTTTCTTGTCAGGTGGCAGCTTTGACTGGATTCCTGAGAAACAACATCAGCTCTGCCACCGAG ATGTTTTGCTATCTTACCATGAGTGCCACCACCTTCACCTTCCTCCTGGTCTGGGAACACAGCCACTATGTGCTCTTCATCCAAGGCCTCTGCCTTTTCCTGCTTGACTCTTTTGATCTTGTGCCACCACGTAAG ATGGCTGACATTCACAAGGTGTACGTCAGCTCTTTGTTCCTGGCCTacttgtttcagtttcagaatcAGACCCTACTCAGCTCACCTCTGCTCAGCCTACTGATTGGCTCAGTGCTCGCGAGGTACTTCCAG CAAAAAATGAAGAAGGGACCTCTTGTGGCCAGAGTAATGAAGCTCTTCCTACATTTCCACCTCGTCTTCACCACAGGGATTACCTTCAGTTATTTAGTTAAG AAACTTCTACCTGTAACTGAAAGTGACTTCATATTGAAGTTCCTTGAAGTAAAATTTGGTCTCAACACAACAAC TGACTTCATTACCAACTTCCTCCTGTGCCAAGAGAGTTTCCAGACACCGAATCAGGACTTATTTCTACGACTCACCCAGGCCTCAGTCCTTCCCTTCTACCTCCTGGTGCTCTCAGTGTGCCTGCTGTCCACCCTGCAGACCATTTACAGAAGACTCAG TGGCCAGCCAATGAAAACTAACCTCCGACTAGAAGATGGAAGAATAGGAGAGCAGCCTGAGGTCATCTATCATGTTTTTCACACATTGCTTTTTGGAGGCCTGGCTTTGCTGTTTGATGG GATGAAGTACTTATGGACCCCGTACGTCTGCATGTTTACAGCTTTTGGTGTGTGTTCTCCAGACATCTGGATGACTGTGTTCAAGTGGCTCAAACTGAGGACCATACACCCTGTTGTACTG TCTCTGATCCTGAGCACAGCCGTTCCTACCATCATTGGTTTCAGTTTGTGGAGAGAG TACTGTCCTCGAGTCATAGCAGAGCTGTCTGATCTGCAGGAGTTCTATGACCCTGATACAGTCGAGCTGGTCAGCTGGATCAG GACTCAGGTTCCAGTAGCAGCTGTGTTTGCAGGCAGTCCTCAGCTGCTGGGGACAGTGAAGTTGTGTTCAGGTTCGGTGGTGACCAGTTTACCTCTTTACTCAGATATCAGCCTGCTGAGGAGGACTGAAGAT ACTTACCAGGTGTATGCAATGAGATCTGCGGAGGACATCTACAAGATTCTGACCGCTCAGAAGACAAACTATGTGATTATTGAAGAGTCGATATGTAATGAGCTCACTCTCAATAAGGGCTGCAGGATCAAAGACCTGCTGGACATCTCCAATGGACAT GTCGTATATGACAAAGGAGAGGTCTACTCCTTCTCTAAGCACGGGAGGTTCTGCCACGAGATAAAGATGAACTACTCGCCCTACACAAACTATTTCACCAGAGTTTTTTGGAACCGTTCGTACCACGTCTACAAAGTGAACTCTGTCATCTCCTTTCAGTACTGA
- the ints8 gene encoding integrator complex subunit 8, protein MSAEAADRVAAVTSGRPSTPLQTSWFEFLLDGSLLEKHLEKSNPDPTPVQLIIQFLEQASKPSVNEQNQVQPPADNRRNRTLKLLALKVAAHMKWDLDLLEKGLTIPVLNMLLNELLCVSKVPPGVKHVDLDLSTLPPTTAMAVIIYNRWAIRTIVLSSFPEKQTKPGPHQMNMLSVVQQEKEMTDNILTVLKEQATDSISVLEGALQLKKDFYVHTLRTLDLLAADAAANGETESSTAGLRISADELHCQVHYDLGAIFFQQGCTDQPAFEKARDHFRQTKELLKKLDSTVHVHLDEKRLAGYWNACKALTGDCDSSDYQTTTYDQINSLIRAHSYQAVIEAFIKDNVTQILPNNFRRSVLREFLYKVQQGETGLDEVCHKLCVCNAVRDALEGDVLCVRFQQVLLRPSKRMVDFILEVCTRSLEKERPSETARRNMASFMKTLCERLEDLSLVFVVSSHKLFMELLKEEERKVLVEQMRKRSATINLSAKPLPSFYDIPASASVSIGQLEQQLILSLEPRRIRQILIELHGMAERPFWRVNSKWEVPPDYINVILGIKDNLTKDLVYILMAKGLHCISIKDFVHARQLFSACLELVTEFSPKLRQVMLNEMLLLEVRAHETMAAEGSKERPPPDLVSRVRGYLEMRIHDLPLRQVVGEECVAFMLNWRENDYLTLQVPPSLVMNNPYIKIGQLLASTCKELPGPKECRRTAKELWEVVVQICSMSIQHKRNNDGRVGLIKQRESSMGIMYRSKFITFIKKLREPLVLTTLISLFVRLHSIVRDDIVNEVTAEHLSIWPSSLANIQAVDVEAVAVTVKELVSYALTLNPNNQSWLITQADIYFVTNQYSAALNLYLQAGAVCSDFFTKAVPPDVYTDQVLKRMIKCCSMMNCHTQVAVLCQFLREVDYMTAFKALQEQNSHDSMDSFYDYIWDVTILEYLTHIHHKRGETEKRQIAIKAIGQTELNTSNPEEVLQLAAQKRKKRFLQAMAKLYF, encoded by the exons ATGAGTGCGGAGGCGGCGGACCGAGTCGCTGCTGTGACCAGCGGTCGGCCCAGCACACCACTCCAAACTTCCTGGTTTGAGTTCCTCCTGGATGGCTCCCTTCTGGAGAAACACCTGGAGAAGTCAAACCCTG aCCCGACACCAGTGCAGCTGATCATCCAGTTCCTGGAGCAGGCATCCAAACCCTCAGTGAATGAGCAGAATCAGGTGCAGCCTCCAGCAGACAACCGCAGGAACCGCACCCTGAAGTTGCTGGCACTGAAAGTAGCCGCACACATGAAATGGGATCTGGATTTACTTGAGAAagg CTTGACCATTCCAGTATTAAATATGTTACTGAACGAGCTCCTCTGTGTGAGCAAAGTGCCACCAGGGGTGAAACATGTGGACCTGGATCTGTCCACTCTGCCTCCCACCACGGCCATGGCTGTTATCATCTACAATCGCTG GGCCATCAGAACCATCGTGCTGAGCAGCTTTCCAGAGAaacagaccaaaccagggcCTCACCAAATGAACAT GTTGAGTGTTGTGCAGCAGGAGAAAGAGATGACCGACAACATCCTTACTGTG TTGAAGGAGCAGGCCACCGACTCCATCAGTGTCCTGGAGGGAGCTCTGCAGCTGAAGAAAGATTTCTACGTTCACACCCTGAGGACTCTGGATCTGCTGGCTGCTGATGCAGCTGCCAACGGAGAGACCGAGTCCTCGACCGCAGGGCTTCGCATCAGTGCTGATGAGTTACACTGTCAG GTTCATTATGATTTGGGAGCTATTTTCTTCCAGCAAGGCTGCACAGACCAGCCAGCATTTGAAAAAGCAAGGGATCACTTCAGACAGACAAAGGAACTGTTAAAGAAG CTGGACTCAACTGTACACGTTCACCTGGATGAGAAGCGTCTGGCCGGCTACTGGAACGCCTGCAAAGCTTTGACTGGAGACTGTGACTCCTCCGACTACCAGACCACTACCTATGACCAGATCAACAGTCTGATCAGGGCGCACAGCTACCAG GCTGTCATTGAAGCCTTCATCAAAGACAACGTGACCCAAATTTTGCCAAACAACTTCAGACGCTCGGTTCTCAGGGAGTTCCTGTACAAAGTCCAACAAGG AGAAACGGGCCTGGATGAGGTTTGCCACAAGCTGTGTGTTTGCAATGCTGTCCGAGATGCTCTAGAAGGAGACGTCCTCTGTGTGCGTTTCCAGCAGGTGCTTCTTAGGCCCAGTAAACGTATGGTGGACTTTATTTTAGAG GTGTGCACACGATCGTTGGAAAAGGAGCGTCCATCAGAAACAGCCAGAAGAAACATGGCCAGTTTTATGAA GACTTTGTGTGAAAGACTGGAGGATCTGTCTCTGGTGTTTGTGGTGTCCTCTCATAAGCTCTTCATGGAGctgctgaaggaggaggagaggaaggtcCTGGTGGAGCAGATGAGGAAGAGATCAGCCACCATCAACCTCAGCGCCAAGCCTCTGCCCTCCTTCTATGACATTCCAG CTTCAGCGAGTGTGAGCATTGGGCAGCTCGAGCAACAGCTCATCCTCTCCCTGGAGCCACGCAGGATCAGGCAGATCCTCATCGAACTCCACGGCATGGCCGAACGACCCTTCTGGAGGGTCAACAGTAAG tgggaGGTTCCTCCAGACTACATTAACGTTATCCTTGGCATTAAAGACAACCTGACCAAGGACCTGGTGTACATCCTCATGGCCAAAGGCCTCCATTGCATATCAATAAAG GACTTTGTCCATGCACGGCAGCTTTTCTCTGCCTGCCTGGAGCTGGTTACCGAGTTCTCCCCGAAGCTGAGGCAGGTGATGCTGAAtgagatgctgctgctggaggtcCGTGCACACGAGACGATGGCGGCCGAGGGCAGCAAGGAGCGACCGCCCCCCGACCTGGTCAGCAGAGTCAGGGGATACCTGGAGATGAGGATTCATG ATCTGCCTCTTCGTCAGGTGGTTGGTGAGGAGTGTGTCGCCTTCATGTTGAACTGGAGGGAGAATGACTACCTGACTCTACAGGTGCCACCGTCTTTGGTCATGAACAACCCGTACATCAAG ATCGGGCAGCTCCTGGCTTCCACATGCAAAGAGCTCCCAGGTCCTAAAGAGTGCCGACGCACTGCCAAGGAGCTCTGGGAGGTTGTGGTGCAGATCTGCAGCATGTCCATCCAACACAAGAGGAACAACGACGGTCGAGTGGGACTCATTAAACAGAGAGAGTCCTCTATGGGCATCATGTACAG GAGTAAATTCATCACTTTCATCAAGAAACTCAGA GAGCCACTGGTACTGACAACCCTCATCTCACTGTTTGTGAGGCTCCACAGCATCGTGCGG gatGATATTGTGAATGAAGTGACAGCAGAACATCTCTCCATCTGGCCATCTTCTCTCGCCAA TATACAGGCAGTGGATGTGGAAGCCGTGGCTGTGACGGTCAAAGAGCTGGTGTCCTACGCTCTCACCCTGAACCCCAACAACCAGTCATGGCTCATCACACAGGCTGACATCTACTTTG tgaCCAACCAGTACTCTGCTGCACTGAACCTCTACCTCCAGGCTGGAGCCGTGTGCTCCGACTTTTTCACCAAAGCCGTACCACCTGATGTTTACACTGACCAG GTCCTGAAGAGGATGATCAAGTGCTGTTCGATGATGAACTGccacacacag GTTGCTGTTCTCTGCCAGTTTCTCAGAGAAGTCGACTACATGACGGCATTCAAGGCTCTTCAAGAGCAGAACAG TCATGACTCCATGGACTCATTCTACGACTACATCTGGGACGTCACCATCCTGGAATACCTCACAC ATATTCACCACAAGAGGGGCGAGACTGAAAAACGACAAATAGCG ATAAAGGCAATTGGACAGACTGAATTGAACACCAGTAACCCAGAGGAAGTGCTGCAGCTGGCTGcacagaaaaggaagaagagattCCTGCAGGCGATGGCCAAACTGTATttctaa
- the LOC128373817 gene encoding G1/S-specific cyclin-E2-like — translation MTRRSSRLQKRSENSPGQKSKAKQCNRKKVQPLSKLQCEKNQLVHEDASRPCTLIETPEKALRDDFESGYIVLTSRESLVQPSPLPHFGRGSSEDVWVKMVVKEQNYRHSKNFMLKHPRIQPRMRSILLDWLIEVSEVYTLHRQTFYLAQDYFDRFMLTQNNIEKGMLQLIGITCLFIAAKMEEACPPKLSQMAYVTAGTYYEHEILQMELIILKALCWNLCPETAVSWLKLYFQMASMNSDSDLLESQFPQDAYVQMTRLLDLCILNINSLDFQYRVLAASVLCHFIQQETVEKLSGLSKEDIQPCVNWMAPSAELVSRCGRAELRDFATIKSEDRHNIQTHTDYMTMLGAVNQKEANSQFPTPPNSTEKTLCPY, via the exons ATGACAAGACGAAG TAGTCGCCTGCAGAAAAGATCTGAAAATTCTCCAGGGCAGAAATCCAAAGCAAAG cagTGCAACAGAAAAAAGGTGCAGCCTCTGTCAAAGCTGCAGTGCGAGAAG AACCAGCTGGTACATGAAGATGCATCCAGGCCTTGTACTCTCATTGAGACCCCTGAGAAGGCACTGAGAGATGACTTTGAGTCCGGCTATATAGTTCTCACTTCCAGAGAATCTTTGGTGCAGccgtctcctcttcctcattttgG ACGAGGATCTTCAGAAGACGTGTGGGTGAAGATGGTCGTCAAGGAGCAGAATTACAGACACAGCAAGAACTTCATGCTGAAGCATCCAAGAATACAACCCAGAATGAGATCCATCCTCCTCGACTGGTTAATTGAG GTGAGCGAGGTGTACACTCTGCACCGGCAGACCTTCTACCTGGCACAGGACTACTTCGACCGGTTCATGCTGACACAGAACAACATTGAAAAGGGCATGCTGCAGCTCATCGGGATAACTTGTCTATTCATAGCAGCAAAAATGGAG GAAGCCTGTCCTCCTAAACTCTCACAGATGGCCTACGTGACCGCTGGTACCTACTATGAACACGAGATTCTTCAAATGGAGTTAATAATTTTAAAG GCGTTATGTTGGAACCTCTGTCCTGAAACAGCGGTGTCGTGGCTCAAGCTTTACTTCCAGATGGCATCAATGAACTCCGACTCTGACCTGCTCGAGTCGCAGTTTCCTCAGGACGCTTATGTACAAATGACACGA ctTTTAGATCTGTGTATCCTCAACATTAACTCACTGGACTTCCAGTATCGAGTGTTGGCCGCTTCGGTCCTGTGCCACTTCATTCAGCAGGAAACAGTTGAAAAGCTTTCAG GTCTGTCGAAAGAAGACATCCAGCCATGTGTCAACTGGATGGCGCCCTCTGCGGAGTTGGTGAGCCGGTGTGGCAGAGCAGAGCTGAGGGATTTTGCTACAATAAAATCAGAAGACAGACACAACATCCAGACGCACACAGACTACATGACCATGCTG gGGGCAGTCAATCAAAAGGAGGCGAACAGCCAGTTCCCCACTCCTCCCAACAGCACAGAGAAGACACTCTGCCCTTACTGA